Proteins encoded together in one Benincasa hispida cultivar B227 chromosome 1, ASM972705v1, whole genome shotgun sequence window:
- the LOC120078660 gene encoding uncharacterized protein LOC120078660: MSQGEGDRVETSEARYREAQVGVITRLTKVVKSLIDRVERMEVALRNPQQGEMGCNEEFDNEEDDDNETLLVGQNSRGMGVLGRGRGRRRERNILQPRMVEREYQNERGEETGIGGVKLAIPTFHGTMDPKGYLQYESKIKHVFYCHNFSEERKMKLVVAKFIDYVSVWWTSLKLEWRRNYEELIETWEELKALMRKMYIPKHYIRELKQKLYSLQQGSKGVDDYYKEMQTLMNRENIDEDEEDAMARFLGGMNRELTNQMDRQAYFDMKELLHLAVKIEGQLTWEKSHIKSGNFKFDKKDKAESSKGMEKLEGSKEVREKNRDIKCWKCQGIGHISHDCPNKQTMIIKNGEVVTNGEESDQDVEDGSRLTLVTRRLLSIQVKENDVEDQRDNIFHTRCLVNKTPCSLVIYNRSCTNVVGIFIIKQLQIPTQHHPKPYKLQWLNDSGTLRPTYKANQTDTKEIQRQVEELMEKGYVRESLSPSFVPVLLVPKKDGTWHMCVDCRAINKITVNYRHPIFSLDDMLDELHGSCLFTKSDLKSGYHQIRMHKGDEWKTAFKTKFGLYKWLVMPFGLTNAPNEKHVRTVLITIGKERLYANLDKCNFCMENVNFIGFIIGKNGVEVDEKKVKEIKEWPTPKNASEVRSFHGLASFYRRFIKDFSTIATPLNDLVKKHVIFEWGKCKKAFNELKDKLTNAPLLVLPNFDKTFESECDASGLGIGVVLMQDGKPLMYFGEKLNRAALNYPTYDVLCNYGNITYGKRVFDPY, from the exons ATGAGTCAAGGGGAGGGAGATCGTGTGGAGACTAGTGAAGCTCGGTATAGAGAAGCACAAGTTGGTGTTATAACTCGATTGACCAAAGTAGTTAAATCCTTGATAGATCGAGTAGAAAGGATGGAGGTAGCTTTAAGGAATCCTCAACAAGGGGAAATGGGTTGCAATGAAGAATTTGACAATGAAGAAGACGATGATAATGAAACTCTTTTAGTTGGGCAAAACTCAAGAGGAATGGGAGTGTTAGGccgaggaagaggaagaagaagggaaaggaACATTTTACAACCAAGAATGGTAGAAAGGGAGTACCAAAATGAGAGAGGAGAGGAAACAGGAATCGGGGGAGTGAAGCTTGCAATTCCTACCTTTCATGGGACAATGGATCCAAAAGGGTATTTGCAATATGAGAGCAAAATCAAGCATGTTTTTTATTGCCACAATTTTAGcgaagaaaggaaaatgaagctTGTTGTAGctaaatttattgattatgtAAGTGTATGGTGGACATCCTTGAAACTCGAATGGAGAAGGAATTACGAAGAGCTAATTGAAACTTGGGAGGAGTTAAAGGCCCTAATGAGAAAAATGTACATTCCTAAGCACTACATTCGAGAACTCAAGCAAAAGCTTTATTCTTTACAGCAAGGATCCAAAGGTGTGGATGACTATTATAAAGAAATGCAAACTCTTATGAATAGAGAAAATATTGATGAAGATGAGGAGGATGCAATGGCTAGATTTCTTGGAGGAATGAACCGAGAATTGACCAATCAAATGGACAGGCAAGCTTACTTTGACATGAAAGAATTGTTACACCTTGCTGTCAAAATTGAAGGGCAATTAACTTGGGAGAAGTCGCACATCAAGAG CGGAAATTTTAAGTTTGACAAGAAGGATAAGGCTGAGAGCTCCAAGGGGATGGAAAAATTGGAGGGATCAAAGGAGGTTCGAGAAAAGAATCGAGATATCAAATGTTGGAAATGTCAAGGAATTGGTCATATTAGCCATGATTGTCCAAACAAGCAAACCATGATCATAAAAAATGGAGAAGTTGTCACCAACGGAGAAGAAAGTGACCAAGATGTCGAAGATGGGAGTAGATTGACACTTGTTACAAGGAGACTTCTTAGTATTCAAGTTAAGGAGAATGATGTCGAAGACCAAAGAGATAATATTTTCCACACTAGATGTTTAGTTAATAAGACTCCTTGTAGTCTTGTTATCTACAATAGAAGTTGCACCAATGTCGTAGGTATATTTATAATCAAACAGTTGCAAATTCCAACTCAACACCATCCTAAGCCTTACAAGCTTCAATGGCTCAATGATAGTGGAACACTGAG GCCAACCTATAAAGCAAATCAGACTGACACAAAAGAAATTCAGAGGCAAGTGGAGGAGCTCATGGAGAAAGGCTACGTTCGAGAAAGCTTGAGCCCATCTTTTGTACCGGTCTTATTGGTGCCAAAGAAGGATGGGACTTGGCACATGTGCGTCGACTGTAGAGCCATCAACAAAATCACTGTAAATTATCGTCATCCTATTTTTAGTCTAGATGATATGCTTGATGAATTGCATGGTTCATGTTTATTCACAAAGTCTGATTTGAAATCTGGATATCATcaaattagaatgcataaagGAGATGAATGGAAAACAGCTTTcaaaactaaatttggattgTATAAATGGCTTGTTATGCCTTTTGGTTTAACTAATGCTCCTA ATGAGAAGCATGTTAGGACTGTTTTGATTACAATTGGAAAAGAGAGGCTCTATGCTAATTTAGATAAGTGTAATTTTTGTATGGAAAATGTTAACTTTATTGGCTTCATAATTGGTAAAAATGGAGTAGAAGTAGATGAAAAGAAAgttaaggaaattaaagaaTGGCCAACACCAAAAAATGCAAGTGAGGTTAGAAGTTTTCATGGTCTAGCTAGTTTCTATAGAAGATTCATAAAGGATTTTAGTACCATAGCTACACCATTGAATGATTTAGTGAAAAAGCATGTTATCTTTGAATGGGGGAAATGCAAGAAAGCTTTTAATGAACTTAAGGATAAATTAACCAATGCACCATTACTTGTCTTGCCTAACTTTGATAAGACCTTTGAAAGTGAGTGTGATGCAAGTGGTTTGGGCATAGGTGTTGTTTTGATGCAAGATGGGAAGCCTTTAATGTATTTTGGTGAAAAACTAAATAGGGCAGCTTTGAACTATCCTACCTATGACGTGCTTTGCAATTATGGCAACATTACTTATGGCAAGAGAGTTTTTGATCCATACTGA